From Triticum urartu cultivar G1812 chromosome 2, Tu2.1, whole genome shotgun sequence, a single genomic window includes:
- the LOC125541332 gene encoding uncharacterized protein LOC125541332, with protein sequence MSSPRSRRGILTTIPVSDDGTFGYSVPSPAHCSSAAATLRPFWGTEHKPAPLVLPQGQTIRESIARSLKQEQESKFSNLSVLPSCLPGARNFSTLGLPLLYQQPDHWGIRFYTRIDLKGSFHTYPHVGGPFESLTEVNSAIELYLRGRQEEQMFVGLSGVELAVQKCLYWPDGRRKKHLASQPIDTTRDFNRQLVEALVDKYNEDHNLLGDLAYEFKDIMCCQSIRDSRFYEHINFTAKVKGADDLNCCTDKIFFAEVMYNQSSSELFVICLCVLLLMVTVMVVTVMEVLT encoded by the exons ATGTCATCTCCTCGTTCCCGGCGTGGTATCTTGACCACAATCCCGGTCTCCGACGATGGGACCTTCGGCTACTCCGTCCCGTCCCCGGCCCATTGCTCCAGTGCAGCAGCTACACTGCGTCC GTTTTGGGGGACAGAGCACAAGCCTGCTCCATTGGTGCTGCCGCAAGGGCAAACAATTCGTGAGTCCATTGCCCGCTCCTTGAAGCAAGAGCAAGAGAGTAAGTTTTCGAATTTGTCCGTGCTTCCCAGTTGCCTCCCAGGGGCGCGAAATTTTTCGACTCTTGGGCTGCCTCTTCTGTACCAGCAACCAGATCACTGGGGAATTAGATTTTACACCCGAATTGATCTCAAGGGATCTTTCCACACATATCCTCATGTGGGTGGACCATTTGAGAGCTTAACTGAAGTTAACAGTGCTATTGAGCTCTACCTTAGGGGCCGCCAGGAGGAGCAAAT GTTTGTGGGATTATCTGGAGTGGAGCTTGCTGTACAAAAGTGCCTTTACTGGCCTGATGGCAGAAGGAAAAAGCATTTGGCGTCCCAACCAATTGATACAACCCGTGATTTTAACCGCCAGCTGGTTGAAGCTCTGGTGGACAAGTATAATGAGGATCACAACCTTTTGGGG GATCTTGCATATGAATTCAAAGATATTATGTGCTGCCAATCAATTAGAGATAGTAGGTTTTACGAACATATCAATTTCACTGCGAAGGTTAAGGGAGCTGATGATTTGAACTGCTGCACTGACAAAATATTCTTTGCTGAAGTCATGTATAATCAATCATCCAGTGAATTGTTTGTCATCTGTTTATGTGTGCTACTGCTAATG GTTACTGTTATGGTTGTCACTGTAATGGAAGTCCTGACATGA
- the LOC125541333 gene encoding probable leucine-rich repeat receptor-like protein kinase At1g68400, with protein sequence MPRFRHCLSMSPLVILLFHLATWPVHGEVANGGHRDLPFLLSFKAYNPNNVTVLKTWVGPDPCSGAWLGVRCSRGRVAGVFLDDASLVGSVAPLLGLTQIRVLAVRRNSLSGPLPPLDNSTSPRLRHLLVSHNNLSGGLNLSLPSLVTLRAEHNGFHGGLQALRLPMVRRFNVSSNELVGEIPSSLSGFPSSSFGSNVDLCSKPLPRCMHAYNAVEDSASNATTGVAQSPTAATNTSSGSPSSSSNGRFSQLGMTALVATGIGNAVLIAISLAISVAMFIYMRRKLRPSNDDPKSSASLCFEEEDKIRSGEEKCQKSGALVCFDGGEELRLESLLKASAEVLGKGVSGSTYKAVLEDGIVAAVKRLSALQFPGRSKAFDRHMRLVGRLRHRHVVSLRGYCNSNGERLLVYDYLPNGSLQSLLQGNGGGGRTRSLDWATKKGILFGAAQGLNYIHTFPARPALVHGNVKPSNILLDERGAACVSECGLMRYAASVPQSGPQPPELFLDRASAAVSGRGGWRGYAAPELTAPGARATQESDVYSFGMVLLAVVTAKGAADGGEDEGEGEETMGMVKIGVLCTAEAPEERPRMAQVLTMMSEFM encoded by the exons ATGCCTCGTTTCCGTCACTGCTTATCCATGTCCCCCCTCGTGATCCTCCTCTTCCATCTTGCAACATGGCCTGTGCACGGTGAGGTCGCCAATGGCGGCCACCGCGACCTCCCTTTCCTCCTCTCATTCAAGGCCTACAACCCCAACAATGTCACGGTCCTGAAGACCTGGGTCGGCCCCGACCCATGCTCCGGCGCGTGGCTCGGGGTCCGGTGCTCCAGGGGGAGGGTGGCGGGCGTCTTCTTGGACGACGCATCGCTGGTGGGCAGCGTGGCTCCCCTCCTCGGGCTCACCCAGATCAGGGTGCTCGCCGTCAGGAGGAACTCCCTGTCCGGCCCTCTCCCTCCATTGGACAACTCCACGAGCCCAAGGTTGAGGCACCTGCTCGTCTCCCACAACAACCTCAGCGGAGGCCTCAACCTTTCGCTGCCTTCCCTGGTCACTCTGCGAGCAGAGCACAACGGATTCCATGGCGGCTTGCAGGCTCTGCGCCTGCCGATGGTCAGAAGGTTCAACGTGTCGAGTAACGAGCTCGTCGGAGAGATCCCCAGCTCCCTGTCGGGATTCCCGAGCTCGTCTTTCGGCAGCAATGTCGATCTCTGTAGCAAGCCTCTTCCGAGGTGTATGCATGCTTACAATGCAGTGGAAGATAGCGCCTCAAATGCTACCACTGGTGTCGCTCAGTCTCCTACTGCAGCAACAAATACATCGAGTGGCAGTCCGAGCTCTTCCAGTAATGGAAGATTCAGTCAGCTTGGCATGACCGCACTCGTGGCCACTGGCATTGGCAATGCAGTGCTGATAGCGATCTCGCTGGCCATCTCTGTGGCCATGTTCATCTACATGAGAAGAAAGCTGAGGCCCTCTAACGACGATCCCAAATCCAGTGCGTCTCTTTGCTTCGAGGAGGAAGACAAGATCAGGAGTGGTGAAGAGAAGTGCCAGAAGAGCGGCGCCCTGGTCTGCTTCGACGGCGGCGAGGAGCTGAGGCTGGAGAGCCTGCTCAAGGCCTCGGCGGAGGTGCTCGGCAAGGGCGTGTCCGGGAGCACGTACAAGGCCGTCCTCGAGGACGGCATCGTGGCGGCCGTGAAGCGGCTCAGCGCCCTGCAGTTCCCCGGCCGGAGCAAGGCCTTCGACCGCCACATGCGGCTCGTCGGCAGGCTCCGGCACCGCCACGTCGTCAGCCTCAGGGGCTACTGCAACTCCAACGGCGAGCGGCTGCTCGTCTACGACTACCTCCCCAACGGGAGCCTCCAGTCCCTTCTGCAAGGCAACG GTGGAGGCGGCAGAACGAGGAGCCTGGACTGGGCGACGAAGAAGGGCATCCTGTTCGGTGCGGCGCAGGGCCTCAACTACATCCACACGTTCCCGGCGCGGCCGGCGCTGGTGCACGGGAACGTGAAGCCGTCCAACATCCTCCTCGACGAGCGCGGCGCCGCGTGCGTCTCCGAGTGCGGGCTCATGCGCTACGCCGCCAGCGTCCCGCAGTCCGGCCCGCAGCCGCCCGAGCTGTTCCTGGACCGGGCGTCGGCGGCGGTGTCGGGCCGCGGCGGATGGCGCGGGTACGCGGCGCCGGAGCTGACGGCGCCGGGCGCGAGGGCGACGCAGGAGTCGGACGTGTACAGCTTCGGGATGGTGCTCCTGGCGGTGGTGACCGCCAAGGGCGCCGCGGACGGCGGcgaggacgagggagaaggggaggAGACGATGGGGATGGTGAAGATCGGCGTGCTGTGCACCGCCGAGGCGCCGGAGGAGAGGCCCAGGATGGCGCAGGTGCTCACCATGATGAGCGAGTTCATGTAG